A part of Rattus rattus isolate New Zealand chromosome 6, Rrattus_CSIRO_v1, whole genome shotgun sequence genomic DNA contains:
- the LOC116902998 gene encoding KH homology domain-containing protein 1-like: MSEMEMDAANENSWWMIPENFESPFVFFIDEDQEQHIFGHGDEYLRCIEEHSNTFIQLEGWFTASGQTRVTVVGPFRAKHWLVDMIWNLCNHRARGQEMLDLVRKQPLTRAHLDASLTVQARDWGLFLDIKDLVTTWD; encoded by the coding sequence ATGTCTGAGATGGAAATGGATGCTGCCAACGAGAATAGCTGGTGGATGATCCCTGAAAACTTTGAGTCTCCATTCGTGTTCTTCATAGATGAGGACCAGGAGCAGCACATATTCGGCCATGGTGACGAATACCTCAGATGCATTGAGGAACACAGCAACACCTTCATTCAACTGGAGGGATGGTTCACAGCTTCAGGCCAGACTCGAGTCACAGTGGTGGGACCATTCAGAGCAAAGCATTGGTTGGTGGATATGATTTGGAACCTATGTAACCACAGGGCCCGAGGCCAAGAGATGTTGGATCTTGTCCGGAAGCAGCCTCTGACCAGAGCTCACTTGGATGCCTCCCTCACAGTGCAGGCACGTGATTGGGGCCTGTTTCTTGATATCAAGGATTTAGTCACCACCTGGGACTGA